From one Lycium ferocissimum isolate CSIRO_LF1 chromosome 7, AGI_CSIRO_Lferr_CH_V1, whole genome shotgun sequence genomic stretch:
- the LOC132062921 gene encoding uncharacterized protein LOC132062921, producing MTTPKQMEQQQIVKVKNSGMLNYNGSPMIDDRDEEMTRSALTAFRAKEEEIERKRKEVSDKVQAQLGRVEDETKRLAEIREKLETFVDPAGKEVTTVRKKIDLVNRELKPLGQSCQRKEKEYKEALDAFNAKSKEKAQLITKLMELVSESETLRMKKLEELSKHLESLR from the exons ATGACTACTCCTAAGCAAATGGAGCAGCAGCAAATTGTAAAGGTGAAAAACTCAGGGATGTTAAACTACAATGGGAGCCCGATGATCGATGACAGGGATGAAGAGATGACACGATCAGCATTGACCGCGTTTCGCGCGAAGGAAGAGGAGATCGAGAGGAAGAGAAAAGAAGTATCTGATAAGGTTCAAGCTCAATTAGGACGCGTTGAGGACGAAACTAAGCGTTTAGCTGAAATTCGCGAG AAGCTTGAAACATTTGTTGATCCAGCTGGGAAGGAAGTTACAACTGTGAGGAAGAAGATTGACTTAGTAAATCGTGAATTAAAGCCGTTGGGACAGAGCTGCCAGAGAAAG GAAAAGGAATACAAGGAAGCCCTTGATGCATTCAATGCAAAAAGCAAGGAAAAAGCTCAACTGATTACCAAATTAATGGAG TTGGTAAGTGAAAGTGAAACACTGAGGATGAAGAAATTGGAGGAGCTGAGCAAGCATTTAGAATCCCTCCGCTAA